The genomic window TTGAAACACACTTTAACAACAAATCAACTCCATTCATAAACCTCTAAGGGTATTAGAGTTTATCTATTGGAGTCATCCACCATATTATCAACGCAGCAAACTCAATAGTGCAACGTTTGAGGGATGTATTGGGAAAAAAGATATAAGGCATGAATAAGAAGAATAAATAGTTGCATTTGAACCCCTCGCCTTAAAAGTCGGGTTCATAAGATGTGTTAGTCTAAATATAAAAACCTAATAGTATTACTGCAACAAATTAATAGGATGACCGTGATTTTGTTCGATTACTTACTGGCTGCAAAAATGAGAGCATTCCAGCTTGTTTCATTCTTGCAGATTTGCCACAAAGCCTCACCGAAACTAAACCACATAACAGACAGACCCAAGAAACCAGAGAGCAATGATTTCAGTATAAAATGGAAAGTAAAATATAGCACAACTTCAATAAAGAACCTAAGatacaaaccaaataaaataagaaaagattGAATGATGTTGCTAGTTTCAAGCTCTGAACACCGACACTTTTGATCAACGACGTGTTCCAGTCTCTGATACTGACACGTGTGGTTAAATTGAATTACgtcattttctcaaaattttattGGTGTCGGTGTGTCCGGGCTTCCTTGATTTCAAGCCACAATGTCATATAGGACCAATATATGCTTAGGAGATGCCAAGCATGTACCTTGCTGAGATGCCTGAAGTGAACTCTTCATGCTTAGTCCTATCAAAAGATAAGTTTCCGGAAAAGAAAAGCCGTAAAACACAGACAAAATATACATGAATTCGTTCGTTTTATAATGAACTAAACGAATGGAAGGTGAATCAACATTGTAGCTCAAAATTTAAGTTTTAATACATAGTATAATGAATCTGTATACAACTAAACTAGCCATTGAGCGATCGCACTTATAATTATCTCACCGTCACAAAATCTCCAATATACTTCAAAATGTCACGAGTAACAATCCATCATTGAATAACTATTTTCAAATAGAATAATTAGATACTAAATTCCACTTCTGATggacaaataaaacaaacacaatCTCAATGCTAGAATATACCAAATTATCTCCAGAAATCCCTTATACATTCTATCCTTTTTAAGAATATTAAATTATCAATCAATTATCAAAGAAATATTATACTATATTTGGTGGGGTACGCCAGGCAATTGCTATAGTGCAAAGCAAAAGCGACATGCAAGAGACCCAATAGCAAGCTAATGTGGTGGACTCTTCccctcaaaaaataaatttaatatcgtGTGACCCAATGAGCCACATATcagatattaaactgataagaacagATACTACACTTGATCTTAGCCAAAAGGCCGAGAAAGGTATGATTATTTCCTTGCCTCGCAGCTGCTTTTATATTCCACATTCGCTCTGTTATTCGTTTGGCTGGACGATGTGGGACTTAGGGCAGTGCAGTTGTAACTTCAACTAATGATCGAGAGCACTCAACTCGACCACTGAGATTTGTGTCATTGTCATTTCCTATTCCCTTACAagattgtttgtttgtttaacCAACTTGTTGATAGTTTAATTTCCACAACAAACTTAATTATCTTAACTTTTTCTCTCATATTCTTTCTCTTATCAATTCTATCTGGACTCGTTTTTCATAGTGGTTTCAAGTTCAACCCCTCTGGTCTACTGTATTATATATATCTTCACTGCTTCATTTCTTCCTCTTAGCATCAGTTAAGGAAGTAATGTCTCCTATGTTATGCAACATTGATTGTTTATCAGTGAGGAAGCTATAGCATCTCAAGGAGAGAGATCGATTAGTTAGCAAAAGTTCTAGGAACCTTAATTTGCTAGTGTGGGATAtggtattttttttcaataatttatatatatatatatatggagaatgttaacttgtgcccttaaggcacatgttaaggaaacaaaaatagaaattattaaatgctaatttgtgcattttgacttttgaagcattaaatttcttgtatcattaaatgttgaatttctattttggtatatcttaacatgtgccctaagggcacatgttaacaagaccctatatatatatatatatatatatatatatatatatatatatatatatatatatatatctacaAAAATTGGATGGATTCTGCACAATTTACTATGATCAGAACCTCATAGGTGTTTTGGCCTATGTGAAAATAATCAGCGACCTTTTTTGAGTCCAAGACAAAATCGACTCCAATTAATAGCGTGTCACAATCCCAAAGTTTCTCCTACATCCACCTCACATAGGTGAGGACCTCAATATTTTAGCGAGCACAAAGCGACCCTCATCATCTCGTGTATATTACATATGCCAAAGCCAAtgcaattttgttgatgtgcGAAGGAGGCATCAACATTACATTTATATCTTCCAGCTTCCAGCTTTTTCGACCGAATTTCATTGACGTGGACGGTAGTGTTAAGCCGGTCAAACTTTACTGTGTCTGACCTCATTATTCtgtttttttatcataataaattttcttaatttaaaaaattaaataaaaaagctAAATTGGTTCATTGTAAAGTCTTATGATTCTGGTTAAAAGACCAGTTTAAAAAATTCGGtgaagatttttaaaaagttcatACAGAATTTTTTTAGCGAGCATGGTTGGCGAACTTTCTGAAATTTGTGGTTCAATTCATGAACCATTTAACTTACTAATATGGTTCGATTAACCATATATTTTGTGCATCTATATACAACTTGAATACTCGTAACTTCAACTTTGTAACTTTTTTATACATAGGACTGCATGTGATTCCCAGATTTCAAACGAGTCATTGGAAATTGATTACTTGAATCTAAGGACTTTTAAATGGTTAGTCTGGTTTCCTAATGTAAAGGCAGTTGTTTTTATTAGAATTTTGAGTTAGGCTAAACTTATAAAATCGACTTGTGAAGTGAAAATTGCACTCCTTTAAACTCGTGTTCCAATCTTATCTCATtcaatgtgagactcttaacacacgcCAAGACCTGACAAAGCACATACACAAGGACAACGTCAAAGAGTGGGGCAAATAGCAATGACAGCCAACAACTAAACAATTCAACCCATAATAACTTCAACCAAGAATAATTCTATAACCTATGTGTATAGCAAAATCACACAATCAATCAAAAACACTAAGATAAAGAGTAGATGAACAAACACACTAATATTATTTACCCAGGTCAGCCCAGATTTACCTACGTCCGGAAGAGAACAACTCTCCGGTCCACATAATTGAGTTCTTTACAAGAGATGGAAAGAATTACAAgaaattagtttaaaaaaatcttcaagaaCAATCAGCAACAATCAAACATTAAAAGAATCCAAATTTCATGAATGCCCCGAACACATTGAAATAATATTTTGCTACTTCATTCaagaaaaattgatatataGTTGCTCGTATTCGATCAATTTGTCTATATTACTAGAATTGGTATCAATTTGTATCTCGATTCTATACCGGGTAGTTATTCTGTACGTTTCAAGTGTAATTTAATTAGTTCTTTATTACATTCATTGTAAACCTTGTTACATATCGAAATTGCGATCTTGATTGAAACACACTTTAACAACAAATCAACTCCATTCATAAACCACTTAAGGTATTAGAGTTTATCTATTGGAGTCATCCAACGCGGCAAACTCAATAGTGCAACGTCTGAGGGATGTATTGAGAAAAAAGATATAAGgcatgaagaagaaaaataaatagttgCATTTGAACCCCACACCTTAAAAGCCGGTTTCATAAAGTGTGTTACTCTTAATATAAAAACCTAATAGTATTACTGCAACAAATTACATTCCAGCTTGTTTTGCAGATTTGCCGCAAAGCCTCACCAAAACCAGACCATATAAAAGACGGACCCGAGAAACCAGAGAGCAATGATTTCAGTATAAAATGGAAACAAAAATATAGCACAACTTCAATAAAGAACCAACGTTactaaccaaataaaataagaaaagattGAATGATATTGCTAGTTTCAAGCTGagcaccgacacttctgatCAAAGGCATGTTCCAGTCTCtctgacaccgacacgtgtgattaaattgaattatgtaattttcTCAAACTTTTATTGGTGTCGACGTGTCCGTGCTTCATTCATTGGTTTCAAGCCACAATGTCATATAGGACCAATATAAGCTTAATCAAAAGGAGTGCtgctaaaaaaaacaatattttcaattttcataacTGTCTACTTGTGATCATATTTGATCTAAGGTTAAAAGTTGACAATGTGGTTTTAGAATAAATATCAAGTTCTGCCACCACCTGCTAAAAAGTAGAAATTAGATAACAGTAAACTTAATCACATTTTGTAGGAGATGCCAAGCATGTACCTTGCTGAGATGCCTGAAGTGAACTCTTCGTGCTTGGTCCTACCAAAAGATAAGTTTCTGGAAAAGAAAAGCCGTAAAACGCAGACAAAAAAATGTGCATGAATTCATTCGTGTTATAATGAAGTAAACGAAAGGAAGGTGGTGAATCAACATTGTAGCTCAAACTTTAAGTTTTAATACATAGTACATACAATGAATCTGTATACAACTAGCCATTGAGCTATCGCACTTATAGTTATCTCACTGTCACAAAATCTCCAATATACTTCAAAATGTCACAAGTAATGATCCATCATCGAATAACTATTTTCAAATAGAATAATTAGATGCTAAATTCAGCTTCTGATagacaaataaaacaaacacaatCTCAATGCTACAATATACCAAATTATCTCCGGCAAACCATTATACATTCTATCCTCTTCAACAAAAAAGAATGAGGAAAAAGGTCACAATTGATCTTGTCTATGAATTGTCAAAAAGGACAAACATAACTAGTTCTCCTAAATAAAATAACGTCTAGCGCTATGAAAAGTAACAATCCTAACATAAGAACAAAACATGAATCACATATAAAAACCATAATCTTCTCTCGAGTTGCATTTATATAATACAGTAAGAGAGTTATGGCTGTAAATAAACTCTGTATTTTTACTTGTATTATGACAGATCCTATGCACTCTTTGGCCGAAGAGTAGGACTTTGCATATGAATTATAGCCACAGCAATGGAGAAAGACTGCAGTGCAGAAAGAGGTTGCTGGAAATGAATATAATATAGACCCTCGTGAACATTTACCATCCTTAAAGCGGAGCCGGTATCGTTCGAACCCTGAAAATAAGAGGGTACAATCATCTTATTGCATAATACATAATAGTCAATTTTGGTTACACATCAAAGAGAGTAAATACAACGataattttttgttacaaatcaAAGAGAGTAAATACAAGATTATAGATGTGTGGATCTCGAGAATATAAGAATTAAATTAGCTTGAACTAACGACCAACGATAATATAAGATCACCAACATTGTTTAATGATAATAGAGAAAGAATATAGGATAAAAAACAAACCTGAGTAACTAAATCGACCGACATGCATTCGCCTTTCGTATCTAGCTGAGACGGAATCTCTAGATTGCTAGATCTTTTCTGAAGTACCGTTAGTGGACATCCCTCATCCCAACCACCACAGTCACAGTGACCGCCAGATCTCCATCTATTAATCAAACTTGATGGACCACCATTTCTGGTTCTAGGCCCACCATGAGGGCCTGCTGGAATCAGAATGCTCATACTCGATGAACAGTCAGCATTATTTTGATTACAACTTTCAGAAGAAGGCACGGTTTTCTTTACGCCGGATTTGTTGAGAAATTTTAATCCCCAACCTCCTATTGTTTGCGGCTTATTGCAAGGAAGGTGGTCTTTTACAAAAATGGAAGCCATCTCAAAATTTGACGGAAGATTCGTGTCTAGTAAATTGATTCCACCGTGAGCATGTGGATCCCACTGACAGCTCTCCGCTACGGCACCTAATCCGCCCAATTTTGAGAGTGTTCTGTTTTTGAATGATGGATAAGTTCTGAAAACTTGTGACACCTTTTTCTTTAGCCCCATCCCCTTATTCTTCATTTGAGGAGAATACTCTGATGTGTTGTCATAAACTTCAATGTTATGGAACGTGAACTCTGTCTCCATTATTCTACAATTGTTCGGACAAAGAGTGAAACTTGTTGATACGTTCATCTTCCCAACAAGCGGCAAATCATCATCAGCAATCTCACGACCCTTTCGAGTGCCCTTGTTTAAGTGAAACTGGTACACATAGTCCAAAGCCTTATCATCCGTTGAGTCTACTACCTTTGTCAACTTCGCCACATAGACCTCCTTCTGATCGTCCGCAGAAAAAATAAAACGAGGAATCCCTCGCTTCCAAGTGCATTGAATCATCCCTTGAGATAGAGTAGAAGTTGAAGACATCCCATCAGAACAAGTAGAAGTGGCGCTAGAAGTGGAAGCAAGCCTTTTATGGACAGGAGTGGTTCCGTAATTATGATTTTGCTCAAAAAGTGTTTTTCCCTTTTCGAGTTTATGCGATGAAGATATACTCAAACCACTAGAAGAGTCCATAAAATCGTAACATATCAATCCTTTAGCATCAGAAAAGTTCATCCTGTTCATATTCTCAGTTCTATCCGAATTACCAAACTTCTGAAGCAAAGCACTATTCAATATATTCATCATACTCTCGCTCTCCATGACTGTCCCTAAACTCCATTCTTCTCCGGTATTGGCACTTATAACTACACCTCCAGGCTCAGTGGCCACAGGACAATCAAAGACAAAATTTCCATCAAAAGATTTAGCCGAATTTAAGCTTTCTGATAAAATCTCCATGTGTGTCGCTTTTAAGCTCATAGGTATGTTCCACTGAGCTGCTTTTACTGCACAATTATGTACCAATTCAAAGCATCGACGAAGATATTTCTCGTCCACACTTACCATATGCTTCGGAATCCTATTGTCAATACCATTAACATGGCGAAAAAATAAACCTTTGAAAAAACCTTTACTAATTTGTGATTGAATAGCATTTACATGTATCGATGAATGAGAGTTTGACCTTTTAATCAACTTCTTTAGATGTGACTTCGAAGAATCTTCGTGTTTATCCGATAATTCTTCCCTATCAATACACAAATCCTCTTTTTGAATCCATAAGCTTACATTTTCCATCTTCAATCACTACTATTCAAAATTAATGATTACAACTTTCTCTCAAAGTCATGTCCTACACAATTGAACacacacaaaaagaaaaacacttcaaaaatatgataacatacacaaaataatgaagaaaaataatagtttgCCTAAAACAGAAATACATCCACACACTAACATACGAAAAAACAGCACAGGGATACACTTCTTGACACAGACTGTAAATTCTCGATTTGATGTATGAAGTTTACATACATGTACTAAATTCacaataatatttcaatatcTCTATTATTAAAGGCAAAGATTCTTTACAATAAATGAAGATTAAGAAAAGAACAAGGCTCAATGATCTCATATCTTAAAACCTTAAATCCCAAAAGGCAAAGTCAACCATCTTCTAATTATAACATAAATCAATCAAACTATATCTATCCAAACCAAAGGCCGGAAAGTTctcaaataaattatattaaataaattcaataaacaaatgcaaaaaacaaacacaaaagcattagtaataacaataatataataaattaataataaaagaaagattATGAACTTTTTAATTACCTGATTGATTAAGGCTCTGGACTTGGATCTGAAGCAAGAAAAGAGAACCTCAATAAACCCACCAAGAAGATGACTTTTTTTTTCACAGAAACAACAGTTTAGGACCTCAAAAATTGAGCttttttaacacaaaaatgaagaaaatagaagaGGAAAGAAAACCCAAATGAAGAAAGGGAAAAGtggaagaaaacaaaaatgagCACATGGGTGTGAAACAAAGATGATTAGAAGCATATACAAAGTACAAGAAACACCGCAAACAAATACTAGAATACTAATACTAGGTTCCAaaatactgttttttttttttatatatataataaggttTTTCAATAAAAGGGTGTAACTGTTTTTCTGTTGGtcagagagaaaataaaaatgataaaaaggaAAGTAATTAAACGAGATTATTTTTAACCAAAAGAACGGTGAATGAAAGTGAAACAATGAAGACAGGAACATGGAAATTTAGTACAGAACAGAGGTGAAGAGAGAAGGTGtgttttttggtttggtttgagACACACAGCGAAGAATCAGGGTGGGACCTACCAAATACGTTGTTGTTACAGAAACAATTCCAACATGGAAAgagaaaattgagagagagaaagtCACAGATTTGTGAGCTGGTGCGCACGATAAGTATGTGTGTGTATGTGAATGAACTGTGACTCCACTAAAGCCAAAGGTGGTGCTGCCACTTGAAGATTCTCACCTATAAtttccattttcattttttccccatttaatgtaatttaatgaaatattggaaaaattaaaatttaataaatggttatttttcctataaaaaaaaaacaaatggttGACTTTTTTTACACCATAAATGATTGACTTAAATGGTACATAAATGTGTtcgcataattttatttttttcaccactagtttaatTTGAGGGTTAGTTTTTTcaccctcccgatcgcagttgcggaggatcgaactgtgatccttcctactaagttcagcgtcaatcatcactgaatcaactaacaattGTTAATGTGTTCGCATAATTTTGTTGGCAGTGATACTTGAAGTTTGACAATGAGATTTAACCCCCTCTTTTTTTAAGGAGTAGCAGAGTGTTACTgcctcaaaatatatatatataaagagagagATGAGTTTACAAAAAATAAGAGGGGTACTAGACCATAACCTCCCTAACTATGTGCAACCCTATAGAAGGGTTTACCAAGTCTATTAGATTCAAAACTATCCTTAACAACAAAAGGGACATCATTCCACAAGGTGAGCCTATCAAAATGAAAACCAATATTAGCCTATCTATCTACACAATGGTTATCCTCTCTAAAAATATGAGATACAATGATGTTCATGTCACATGCAAGCTTAAGACAGTTAAACCAACGATTACTTAAAGACCACGACACCAGATTTGAGGATTTGTAGGCATTCACTACAAGCATTGAATCTGAATCAATCAACATATTTCTCCATCCTCTAGCATCTGCAATTTCAATTGCAGTCATAAATCCACAAAGCTCTACATTGAAAGCTGAGGCAATGCTTGTTTTAGAAGCAAACACGCACAAAAAATTGCATTGCTATTTCTAAAAATTCCTCCACACGCAGAAGCAGTATGAGTTGAAGCACCGTTAGTATTGCATTTAATCTACTGAGGGGGAGGTGGCTACCAAATAAACTCCTTCAAGTTCATAGGCTTAGGAGAATGCATAGTTTCCATGAATGCTTTGAGCATAGAAAAGTCAGTAATTACTTGGAAAAAAATAAGGTTAATAAACATTTTGCAATTAGGTTTAAGAAGTTAATGATTTTTACTAAAAGATGAATCGCTCGAAAGAAttcgaataatttttttatcagttttacttatatttttgtcGAACTTAAAATTATCAAAGTTTGGCTTCGTAGAACCGAAATGTTaatgcaaaaaagaaaaaatatttgtcaAAGTTTATTATAGGATGAACTTTAGTCATAAGGGTTTCttcctttaataaaaaatagtaaatggTTAAGACAAAAATAATGTAAAGACACCAACAATGAGTTGGTTCAAATAGTAATAGACGTCCTTTTTTCTTTGCATTCAACCATCACCACGccaatattttgattttgtcaaGCAATTGCTCCTTCGATGCTTCTGAATTATTAAGAAACAAttatttctctttaaaaataaTCCAACAATAATCACCCCAAGGCCAGCGAAAGtcactttttatttctttcaaaaatacCTGAGCATCACATAATTAAAAAGCCTGAGAAACAGCATTATTAGATAAAATACAACCAAACCACTTGAGAATTGAAAGTCAAATTTCACCATAAAATTCACGGAAAAATAGATGATTTGAAGTTTCATCTTTTTCACATTCTCTTGATTAGAGCAAtgaaattgtattaaaaattcCTTAACGCACTAAACTGTGTCTTAAGATAATATATAGTAACAATTAAGTATAAAAGGAAATTgtgtatatttcaaaatttatagtatttttttctgATTAAAACTATCTTCTtctttgtgtcaaaaaaaaaaaaaatcttcttcttttttgactaaaaatagaACTATTTCATTTGGCATGTGAAggagagagaaaatgaaaggTAGGGTTAATGTGGAATTGGTCAAGTACATatgtactactactactaccttTGCTGCATGCCTATTGACCAACACTTGACCATAATATATGCTCTGTTCATTTGAACTGTTTCACACATGACATGACAGTCTAACACAttctcattcattcattctttcttcttttttccgtTAGTTTATTTATTGCAACCTGCCATTTATTGCAatcatattcattcattcatccatcttgtttattcattcatttcttGGGCGGCGTTGcaactgattttttttaactcttaAATCTATCTATACATAAATATATCCCTCCACACATCTCCAACCTCTCCTTAACAAGGTTCTCTTTTTATTCACCTTTTAAGATGGAGAATTCTGATTACTCATATTTATCAAGAAGGAAACTCTTGTGTTAATATGATACTCCCTCCgctcctaaatataagagaatatttactttttagattcattgagaatctaatgtatttggtctatattatagtctatattaggggtgatcgtatccgaaccaatccaaaagtaaaatcgcaaattgaaccaaaccaaaccgaaaaccgcaaaaaccgcatttggtttggatgtatttggatgactttcttactgaaccgcaaaccgcaaaaccgcaaaccacaaaaaccgcggataaccgcaaaaaccgcattaagttactattatatatttatattccaatatcgtaaaagaaaatatatttatattccaatatacatgcccaattaccaagtcagtcgaccaaattaatcgaacttcaagttgtttttattttttgtactgaaattttattttggtgttgtaatgttattttaaataaacaaattttatcggtaccgtgatgttattttgaaaattcaatttttttatatatttaaaattgtaagttactataatgttattttggataaataatttttgttggtactacaatgttattttggaacttcaattttttattttttttttatgcttaaaattgttcggtacaatcgttatgttttaaaccgcaccaaccgaaccgatccaaaccgcattggtttggtttggatgactttttaaaaatcaaccgaaccaaaccgaaccgcatacatttttatctcgcggttaggatgacttttatgctcaaaaccgaaccaaaccgcaccgcgatcacccctagtCTATATTATGtactaatttataatttatttttaaacattatTTCATATGTGTTGTTTcgaccgtatttttctaaaaatatataaatataaatatatattatcatataaaatcttgttcttttatgtccttttatgtctttttatatttatcaatcatttaaaaagctaattttaccaaacactttaatttc from Trifolium pratense cultivar HEN17-A07 linkage group LG1, ARS_RC_1.1, whole genome shotgun sequence includes these protein-coding regions:
- the LOC123902480 gene encoding uncharacterized protein LOC123902480 isoform X2, whose amino-acid sequence is MENVSLWIQKEDLCIDREELSDKHEDSSKSHLKKLIKRIPKHMVSVDEKYLRRCFELVHNCAVKAAQWNIPMSLKATHMEILSESLNSAKSFDGNFVFDCPVATEPGGVVISANTGEEWSLGTVMESESMMNILNSALLQKFGNSDRTENMNRMNFSDAKGLICYDFMDSSSGLSISSSHKLEKGKTLFEQNHNYGTTPVHKRLASTSSATSTCSDGMSSTSTLSQGMIQCTWKRGIPRFIFSADDQKEVYVAKLTKVVDSTDDKALDYVYQFHLNKGTRKGREIADDDLPLVGKMNVSTSFTLCPNNCRIMETEFTFHNIEVYDNTSEYSPQMKNKGMGLKKKVSQVFRTYPSFKNRTLSKLGGLGAVAESCQWDPHAHGGINLLDTNLPSNFEMASIFVKDHLPCNKPQTIGGWGLKFLNKSGVKKTVPSSESCNQNNADCSSSMSILIPAGPHGGPRTRNGGPSSLINRWRSGGHCDCGGWDEGCPLTVLQKRSSNLEIPSQLDTKGECMSVDLVTQGSNDTGSALRMVNVHEGLYYIHFQQPLSALQSFSIAVAIIHMQSPTLRPKSA
- the LOC123902480 gene encoding uncharacterized protein LOC123902480 isoform X1 is translated as MENVSLWIQKEDLCIDREELSDKHEDSSKSHLKKLIKRSNSHSSIHVNAIQSQISKGFFKGLFFRHVNGIDNRIPKHMVSVDEKYLRRCFELVHNCAVKAAQWNIPMSLKATHMEILSESLNSAKSFDGNFVFDCPVATEPGGVVISANTGEEWSLGTVMESESMMNILNSALLQKFGNSDRTENMNRMNFSDAKGLICYDFMDSSSGLSISSSHKLEKGKTLFEQNHNYGTTPVHKRLASTSSATSTCSDGMSSTSTLSQGMIQCTWKRGIPRFIFSADDQKEVYVAKLTKVVDSTDDKALDYVYQFHLNKGTRKGREIADDDLPLVGKMNVSTSFTLCPNNCRIMETEFTFHNIEVYDNTSEYSPQMKNKGMGLKKKVSQVFRTYPSFKNRTLSKLGGLGAVAESCQWDPHAHGGINLLDTNLPSNFEMASIFVKDHLPCNKPQTIGGWGLKFLNKSGVKKTVPSSESCNQNNADCSSSMSILIPAGPHGGPRTRNGGPSSLINRWRSGGHCDCGGWDEGCPLTVLQKRSSNLEIPSQLDTKGECMSVDLVTQGSNDTGSALRMVNVHEGLYYIHFQQPLSALQSFSIAVAIIHMQSPTLRPKSA